One window from the genome of Candidatus Binatia bacterium encodes:
- a CDS encoding enoyl-CoA hydratase-related protein has product MRTSPHFLYEKKGHIAIMTWNRPEKRNCFTPEMMDAFYDAFGDFDKDDNLYVAILASTGDKAWCSGGDLETMIPAVTSGRFKVNEDPTKRVFHDIFKPIITAVNGFATLELIQGTDLCVASENASFALGEVRWGMIAAGGSHVRFPRYLPWWIAMEVLLTGRPISARRAYEVGMVNRLVPTVDQVLPTAMELAEIICQNGPLAVRTAKEIAVRQWNHEPAFVLENALFQRVRNSEDAQEGPRSYKEKRKPNFKGR; this is encoded by the coding sequence ATGAGAACTTCCCCCCACTTTCTGTACGAGAAGAAGGGCCACATCGCGATCATGACGTGGAACCGGCCAGAGAAGCGAAACTGCTTCACCCCGGAAATGATGGACGCCTTCTACGATGCCTTCGGTGATTTCGACAAGGATGACAACCTCTACGTGGCCATCCTGGCAAGCACCGGCGACAAGGCGTGGTGCTCGGGTGGCGACCTCGAAACGATGATCCCGGCCGTCACCTCGGGAAGGTTCAAGGTCAACGAGGATCCGACGAAGCGGGTATTCCACGATATTTTCAAGCCGATCATCACGGCGGTCAACGGGTTTGCCACCCTGGAGCTGATTCAGGGTACGGACCTGTGCGTGGCGTCGGAGAATGCCAGCTTCGCCCTCGGCGAAGTGCGCTGGGGCATGATCGCCGCAGGCGGTTCGCACGTACGGTTCCCGCGTTACCTCCCGTGGTGGATAGCGATGGAGGTGCTGCTGACGGGCCGACCCATCAGTGCACGGCGTGCGTACGAGGTCGGGATGGTGAACCGGCTGGTTCCCACGGTGGACCAGGTGCTGCCGACCGCGATGGAGCTGGCCGAGATCATCTGCCAAAATGGCCCGCTGGCGGTGCGCACGGCCAAGGAGATCGCCGTGCGTCAGTGGAATCACGAGCCCGCTTTCGTACTCGAAAACGCCCTGTTTCAGCGGGTCCGCAACTCCGAAGATGCGCAAGAAGGGCCGCGCTCCTACAAGGAGAAGCGCAAGCCGAATTTCAAGGGACGCTGA
- a CDS encoding OB-fold domain-containing protein — translation MALQLNQRYAKYFFEPVAESFEEGFWEAIKRRELVFQRCGKCREWLHPPRPMCHKCKSFDLRWEKSTGKGKIYSYVIFTREVNPLYVVPFEVVLVEMDDEKPVRMVANMLDTQPEELYIGMPVELDFFDVSPKQPIPIFKKRKA, via the coding sequence ATGGCGTTGCAGCTGAACCAACGATACGCGAAGTACTTCTTCGAGCCGGTTGCCGAATCGTTCGAAGAAGGGTTTTGGGAAGCGATCAAACGGCGTGAGCTGGTCTTCCAGCGCTGCGGCAAGTGTCGCGAGTGGCTCCACCCACCGCGGCCGATGTGTCACAAGTGCAAGAGCTTCGACCTGCGCTGGGAGAAGTCGACCGGCAAGGGGAAAATCTACAGTTATGTCATCTTCACCCGCGAGGTGAACCCGCTCTACGTGGTGCCCTTCGAAGTGGTGCTGGTCGAGATGGACGACGAGAAGCCCGTGCGCATGGTGGCCAACATGCTCGACACCCAACCGGAGGAACTCTACATCGGCATGCCCGTCGAGCTCGATTTCTTCGACGTGTCACCCAAGCAGCCGATCCCGATCTTCAAGAAGCGAAAGGCGTGA